One Cheilinus undulatus linkage group 22, ASM1832078v1, whole genome shotgun sequence DNA window includes the following coding sequences:
- the klc2 gene encoding kinesin light chain 2: protein MSTMVYPREEALERLSQDEIVLNTKAVMQGLETLRGEHAQLLNSLLDCTQPPVAQEKSGLLRKSLEAIELGLGEAQVIIALSGHLSAVESEKQKLRAQVRRLCQENQWLRDELAGTQHKLQRSEQSVAQLEEEKKHLEFMNQIKKFDDDVSPSEEKSQSSGGGGSGGGAGDASKDSLDDLFPNDDDQGPAQPSGEVAAQQGGYEIPARLRTLHNLVIQYASQGRYEVAVPLCKQALEDLEKTSGHDHPDVATMLNILALVYRDQNKYKEAAHLLNDALAIREKTLGKDHPAVAATLNNLAVLYGKRGKYKEAEPLCKRALEIREKVLGKYHPDVAKQLNNLALLCQNQGKYDEVEYYYRRALEIYESKLGADDPNVAKTKNNLATCYLKQGKFKDAEALYKEILTRAHEKEFGSVNNDNKPIWMHAEEREESKGNRKDSGPYVEYGSWYKACKVDSPTVNTTLKSLGALYRRQGKLEAAETLEECASKTRKQGIDAINQSKVVELLKDGGAGGADRRHSREGINGPGGQRGENEGDDSAEWNGDGNGSLRRSGSFGKIRDALRRSSEMLVKKLQGSGPQEPRNPGMKRASSLNFLNKSTEETTQDANSGFSECRGLSASNVDLSRRSSLIG from the exons ATGTCCACCATGGTGTATCCACGCGAAGAAGCCCTCGAGCGACTTAGCCAGGATGAGATCGTGCTCAACACCAAGGCCGTCATGCAGGGCCTGGAGACGCTGCGCGGCGAACACGCCCAGCTCCTTAACTCCCTGCTGGACTGTACACAGCCGCCCGTCGCTCAGGAGAAATCAGGACTGCTGCGTAAGAGTTTGGAGGCCATCGAGCTGGGACTGGGAGAGGCACAG GTGATCATCGCCCTATCGGGCCACCTGAGCGCCGTGGAGTCAGAGAAGCAGAAGCTGCGCGCTCAGGTGCGTCGGCTCTGCCAGGAGAACCAGTGGCTGCGAGACGAGCTGGCGGGGACGCAGCACAAACTGCAGCGCAGTGAGCAGAGCGTGGcccagctggaggaggagaagaagcaCCTGGAGTTCATGAACCAGATCAAGAAGTTCGACGATGACGTCTCACCCTCCGAGGAGAAGAGCCAGAGCTCCGGAGGGGGAGGCAGCGGCGGGGGTGCGGGAGATGCTTCAAAGGACAGTCTGGACGACCTGTTCCCCAACGACGATGACCAGGGTCCAG CCCAGCCCAGCGGCGAGGTGGCCGCCCAGCAGGGAGGCTACGAGATCCCAGCCCGCCTCAGGACGCTGCACAACCTGGTGATCCAGTACGCCTCTCAGGGCAGGTATGAGGTGGCCGTGCCTCTCTGCAAACAAGCACTGGAGGACCTGGAGAAAACATCCGGACACGACCACCCCGATGTGGCCACCATGCTGAACATCCTGGCCCTCGTCTACAG GGATCAGAATAAATACAAAGAGGCTGCTCACCTCCTGAACGACGCCCTGGCCATCAGAGAAAAGACTCTGGGGAAGGACCATCCAGCTGTGGCTGCCACCCTCAACAACCTGGCTGTTCTGTAcggaaagagaggaaaatacAAAGAGGCAGAACCTCTGTGTAAGAGAGCACTGGAGATCAGAGAGAAG GTGTTGGGGAAGTATCACCCAGATGTAGCCAAGCAGCTGAACAACCTGGCCCTGCTGTGCCAGAACCAGGGCAAGTACGATGAGGTTGAGTACTACTACAGACGGGCTCTAGAGATCTACGAGTCCAAACTGGGAGCTGATGACCCCAACGTGGCCAAGACCAAAAATAATTTG GCTACATGCTACCTGAAACAGGGGAAGTTCAAAGATGCAGAAGCCCTCTACAAAGAGATTCTGACCAGGGCACACGAGAAGGAGTTTGGATCAGTTAACA acgACAACAAGCCAATCTGGATGCACGccgaggagagagaggagagcaaG GGGAACCGCAAAGACTCCGGCCCGTATGTGGAGTATGGGAGCTGGTACAAGGCCTGTAAGGTGGACAG CCCAACAGTGAACACCACCCTGAAGAGTCTGGGGGCTTTGTACCGTCGTCAGGGCAAACTGGAGGCTGCAGAGACGCTGGAGGAGTGCGCCAGCAAGACACGCAAACAG GGTATCGATGCCATCAACCAGAGTAAGGTGGTGGAGCTGCTGAAGGACGGAGGAGCCGGAGGGGCAGACAGACGACACAGCAGAGAGGGAATCAACGGACCGgggggacagaggggagagAATGAGGGAGACGACTCTGCAGAGTGGAACGGG GATGGTAACGGGTCTCTGCGTCGCAGCGGCTCCTTCGGGAAGATCCGTGATGCCCTGAGGAGGAGCAGCGAGATGTTGGTGAAGAAGCTGCAGGGCAGCGGTCCACAAGAACCCCGAAACCCAGG AATGAAGAGAGCCAGCTCACTCAACTTCCTCAACAAGAGCACCGAGGAGACCACACAG GACGCCAACTCCGGATTCTCAGAGTGCAGGGGACTGAGCGCCAGCAACGTTGACCTATCCAGACGCAGCTCCCTGATCGGCTAG